The nucleotide window CTCCTGCAATTTCGACTTGAGCATCCGTAAGGTCGTCACGACTTCTTTCTTCCCGTCACGCAAGGACTGGATAACGTCTTTCTCGATCTGACTCTTGATACTCATTGTCATCCTCGTTTCGGCAGCACGAATCAGGCTTTTCGACGTCCCCGGCGCAGAAACAACAGTACCAGAAGCGTGTAGAGCTCGAGGCGACCGACCAGCATCAGCCCGAGCAAGATCAACTTGGCCGTTGCCGGCAAACCCCCGTAATTCAACGTCGGCCCAACGTCGCCGAACCCCGGGCCGACGTTGGCAATACAGGCCGCAGACGCCGAGAACGCGGTCGTGGGATCGATCCCCAGCATCGTAAGCAAGAGGCCCCCGGCGGCGAACAATGCCACGAACAGGAGTAGAAACGTCGTCACGGAGTTGACAACGTCGTCAGGCACGGCCGTCGGACCGATCCTCACCGGGAGCACTGCGTGGGGCTGCACCTTGCGCTTGAGATCGATCACAAGCTTTTTCACCGTGATCATGATTCGTACGACCTTGATCGATCCCCCGGTGGACCCCGCACAGCCACCGATGAACATCAACAAGAACAGGAGAGCGCGTGAAAACGCCGGCCAGAGTTCGAAGTCGGCGGTCGCAAATCCGGTGGTGGTCGTAATCGCCACCGCCTGAAACGCCGCATCGCGGAACGCATCAAGGAGACTCATCTCCTGCTGCGCACGAAGCATGAGATCGGCACAGATCAGCGATGTCGCCAGGGCCATGATCGAGACGTAGTAGCGAAACTCACGATCTTGAAGCAGCGGGCCTGGTTTGCCGCGAAGCAGGTGAAAGTGCAGAGCGAAGTTTGCTCCGGCCAAGATCATGAAGACAATAATGATCCACTCGATCAGTGGACTGGCAAACCCGGAGACACTGGAGTTGAGGGTCGAGAACCCACCGGTCGCCATGGTGGCGAACGCGTGATTGACCGCGTCGAAGAGACCCATGCCGGCAAGCACCAGCGCGGTCACCTCGATGAGGGTCAAGAGCGCGTAGATGCCCCACAACGCCTTGGCCGTCTGGGCGATTCGCGGAGTGAGTTTCTCCTTGATCGGTCCGGGGGCCTCGGCACCGAGCAACTCCAGACCGCCGACCGCCAACTTCGGCAACACCGCGATCCCCAGGACGATGATGCCCATCCCGCCAAGCCACTGGGTCAGCGATCGCCAGAGTAGGATTGCCGGGCCCCGGGCTTCGATGTCGGTCAGAATCGATGCGCCGGTGGTCGTAAAGCCCGACACACTCTCGAAGATCGCGTTGACCCAGAACCCCGACCCCTCGAGAACGATCCACGGAAGAGCACCGGCCAGGGACGCGGTCCCCCATGCGGCGGCAACCAGAACAAACGCTTCTGAACGACCGAACTTGTCGTTGGCCAGGCCGTCGCTGAAACGGGTCTGAAGGATCAAACCGGCAATGCCGGATACTCCGGCGCTAATCAGGAACGCGGTGTGTTCGCCGCTCTTGTAGTAGAGGGCAACGACGGCGGGAACCAGCAGGGCCGCCGTGAGGGCCAGCAACAGACGCCCCAGCAAGAAAAAGACGCCACGCCAGTTCATCGGCCGCGGAACATCCGTTCTAGATCCGGGAGTGCTTTCGAGAGTGTGAACACGAGCGTCCTGTCCCCCTCCCTGAACGTGAAGTCGCCACCCGGGACGAACATCTGCTCGCCTCGCAGGACCGTCCCGATGATCGCATTGCGGGGGAACTTCAACGCGCTAAGCGGTGCCTTCAGCGCACGGGCTCCCGGAGGCACCTCGAACTCGACGATCTCGGCATCCCCACCCTCGACCAGGTCCATGCTGACGATCTCACTTCGGTGCACCATGCGCAGGATCGTCCCGGCCGTCATCATCCGTGGCGAGAGAGGGATATCGATCCGCACCGCCAGCATCAGATTGAGGAACTCGGGACGATTGTAGAGCGCCACGACGGAACGGGCACCGGATTCGCGGGCCAGCAGCGACGCCAGAAGATTGACCTCGTCCGACTGGGTGGCCGACACGAAGTAGTCGGCGTCCTCGATGCCGGCCTCATTGAGGATGCCCGAATCGGTCGCGTCTCCCCGGATGACCAGAGCCTCGGGAATCTCTGCGGCGATGTCGGCGGCTCGTTTCTCGCCACGTTGGATGATCGCGACCTCGATTTTTGCGTGAATGAGTTGTTTCGCAAGTGTTGCGCCGACCTGACCGGCCCCGGCGATGACGACTCTTCGCGTGGGTCGCGATTCGACACCAATCGATTCCAGATAACTTGAGATCGCCTCGGCAGGACCGACCGAATAGAGAAGATCACCGGGTCGCAGAAGCGTGTCGCCTCGCGGGATGACGGTTCCGGTCGCCCGATGGATCCCGGTCAGGATCCAGTTGTCGGGACCCTGTAGCTCCTTGATCGGTTTTCCGTAGATCTTCGCGCTGATCGACGGGCGAGCCTGCAGCAGAACCAACTTGCCTTCGCCGAAGAAGCGTGCCTTGCCGGTGCCTGGGACCTGCGTCAGACAGAAGATCTCCTCGGCTACCAACTGTTCGGGGTAGAGCAGGCGCAACTCATCGTCCGCCCGCACGAGTGGGTTCTTCCCCAATGCCGGGTTGCCG belongs to Acidobacteriota bacterium and includes:
- a CDS encoding TrkH family potassium uptake protein — its product is MNWRGVFFLLGRLLLALTAALLVPAVVALYYKSGEHTAFLISAGVSGIAGLILQTRFSDGLANDKFGRSEAFVLVAAAWGTASLAGALPWIVLEGSGFWVNAIFESVSGFTTTGASILTDIEARGPAILLWRSLTQWLGGMGIIVLGIAVLPKLAVGGLELLGAEAPGPIKEKLTPRIAQTAKALWGIYALLTLIEVTALVLAGMGLFDAVNHAFATMATGGFSTLNSSVSGFASPLIEWIIIVFMILAGANFALHFHLLRGKPGPLLQDREFRYYVSIMALATSLICADLMLRAQQEMSLLDAFRDAAFQAVAITTTTGFATADFELWPAFSRALLFLLMFIGGCAGSTGGSIKVVRIMITVKKLVIDLKRKVQPHAVLPVRIGPTAVPDDVVNSVTTFLLLFVALFAAGGLLLTMLGIDPTTAFSASAACIANVGPGFGDVGPTLNYGGLPATAKLILLGLMLVGRLELYTLLVLLFLRRGRRKA
- the trkA gene encoding Trk system potassium transporter TrkA, with the protein product MRIIILGAGEVGTHIAASLSREGHDLVVIERDAEKVALMQKSMDVLAVKGDGCNPSVLKKHQVGDADLFFAVSNSDSSNLLAALTARRMGARTAVVRVGNPALGKNPLVRADDELRLLYPEQLVAEEIFCLTQVPGTGKARFFGEGKLVLLQARPSISAKIYGKPIKELQGPDNWILTGIHRATGTVIPRGDTLLRPGDLLYSVGPAEAISSYLESIGVESRPTRRVVIAGAGQVGATLAKQLIHAKIEVAIIQRGEKRAADIAAEIPEALVIRGDATDSGILNEAGIEDADYFVSATQSDEVNLLASLLARESGARSVVALYNRPEFLNLMLAVRIDIPLSPRMMTAGTILRMVHRSEIVSMDLVEGGDAEIVEFEVPPGARALKAPLSALKFPRNAIIGTVLRGEQMFVPGGDFTFREGDRTLVFTLSKALPDLERMFRGR